Proteins encoded within one genomic window of Haematobia irritans isolate KBUSLIRL chromosome 5, ASM5000362v1, whole genome shotgun sequence:
- the mei-W68 gene encoding meiotic W68, translated as MINSIESLINSLLRDLILKGPNTEIHIKNNNMVTVGHDNNGDDDDDDDGGDDNDDNVIAAANPVQEELTQRGQGRRRRQKRSNATTYRCLNNLPTDVLPNNEPIDEEEEEQEVHERLVYGHRGHRQRIAMLIFTLAETHDLLLNRSSCTYRELFYKNTHMTCTTVQVNKAVKDVCSLLGQTSWNLGIFSSGKGMIAGPLTIVMSNGDLIDCNSFSTPTMIPPNFTYIDHFQTNAQLILIVEKDTMFKRLLQSSLSSIMNGHLLLVTARGSPDIATRWLLHNLTRQYNHIATYMLADGDPYGIEIMLTYRYGSLNFSQYASMLSCPHMKWLGIHPSDIIYNGQIPQEPLTANDYRKIESLLKRSYVPEEIRRELMILQQHRFKVKLDNMSGQTFSLFIYDYIVNKIKRQVVL; from the exons ATGATTAATAGCATTGAAAGTTTAATCAACTCATTGTTGAGGGACCTGATATTAAAAGGTCCTAACACCGAAATTCatattaaaaacaacaacatggtGACAGTTGGCCATGATAATAatggcgatgatgatgatgatgatgatggtggcgATGACAATGACGATAATGTTATTGCTGCTGCTAATCCTGTGCAAGAAGAGTTAACACAAAGGGGTCAAGGAAGAAGACGACGACAAAAAAGAAGTAACGCAACAACATACAGGTGTCTCAATAATTTGCCAACAGATGTTTTGCCAAATAATGAACCAATAGACGAGGAGGAGGAGGAGCAAGAGGTGCACGAAAGATTAGTTTATGGTCATCGGGGCCATCGTCAACGTATTGCCATGTTAATTTTTACATTGGCCGAAACCCATGATTTGCTTTTGAATCGCAGCAGTTGTACATATcgtgaacttttctataaaaatacccaTATGACGTGTACAACGGTACAAGTCAACAAGGCCGTTAAAGATGTTTGCTCTCTTCTGGGACAGACATCATGGAATTTGGGTATATTTAGTTCAGGCAAGGGTATGATAGCag GTCCATTGACAATTGTTATGAGCAATGGTGATCTCATTGATTGTAATTCTTTTAGTACACCCACAATGATACCACCAAATTTTACCTATATCGATCATTTTCAAACCAATGCCCAATTAATATTGATAGTGGAAAAGGATACCATGTTTaagcgtttgttacaaagttcttTGTCTTCGATAATGAATGGTCATCTATTACTGGTTACAGCTCGTGGTAGTCCAGATATTGCAACCCGTTGGCTTCTACATAATCTCACAAGGCAATATAATCACATAGCCACGTATATGTTAGCCGATGGTGATCCTTATGGTATCGAAATAATGCTTACTTATCGTTATGGTTCATTGAATTTTAGTCAATATGCATCGATGTTATCGTGTCCCCATATGAAATGGTTGGGTATACATCCCTCTGATATTATCTATAATGGGCAAATACCCCAAGAACCTTTAACCGCCAatgattatagaaaaattgaatcGTTATTAAAACGATCATATGTGCCGGAGGAAATACGGCGTGAATTGATGATCTTGCAACAACATCGCTTTAaagtcaaattggataatatGTCGGGGCAAACTTTTTCTTTATTCATATATGATTATATAGTAAATAAGATTAAGAGACAAgtggttttgtaa